One genomic segment of Verrucomicrobiota bacterium includes these proteins:
- a CDS encoding DUF1549 domain-containing protein, translated as MKISQKDCEPSFRRRRKGFEISESARAWVRIVIFSFWGWVAFDSPADDVSQSAKREASGPAAPMSEVLNRESGKDFWSFQPLKRVSPPSVKDRAWPRTSIDQFILAGLESRGFAPASPAPKLDLIRRVYFDVIGLPPAPEEVQQFLNASSPDAYERLVDRLLNSPHYGERWGQHWLDVVRFAETEGFEYDRDIPDAWRYRDYVIESFNRDKPFDRFVLEQLAGDEMAPDDPEMQVAAGFHRLGPVRRNAGNQDVASSRNEVLTDRTDIIGAAFLGLTIGCARCHDHKFDPIRQKDYYQMQAFLAATDERNILLSSPQEQEDWKNKVKSINQEVARLKRALRNAEDEEKARLNQKILELEENMPRPPATIASIQNVESNRTAIHVLRRGAWESKGERVGMKGPNILWQEGTTELPPDTPNPKTALARWITDPKNPLTARVLANRVWQFHFGQGLVKTANDFGENGDRPSHPELLDYLALRIIEHGWRLKPIHRMILLSSVYRQASGTVPSSLEPGKDAFHHVPDLSSEGASGINLASPRRGLVRDGVESVLTRRGEEAAASDPENRLLWRFNRRRLDAEGIRDAMLAVSGKLNRKAGGPSVLLPVDAELIGQLYKPSQWTVTPHEQDHHCRSVYLIAKRNLRLPFMEVFDQPALQTSCGRRETSTHAPQALELLNGRISNTLAEAFAQRLVAEAGADANAQIDRAYWLAASRPPTKNEKRLALQFLQSQPLKEFALAMFNLNAFLYVN; from the coding sequence ATGAAGATCAGCCAAAAAGACTGCGAACCGAGCTTTCGGCGAAGGAGAAAGGGCTTCGAGATTTCTGAATCGGCCCGCGCCTGGGTCCGGATCGTGATCTTCAGCTTTTGGGGTTGGGTGGCATTCGACTCTCCGGCCGATGACGTGAGTCAAAGCGCGAAACGAGAGGCTTCGGGTCCGGCGGCGCCGATGTCCGAGGTGCTCAACCGCGAATCCGGGAAAGATTTTTGGTCGTTTCAACCGCTCAAACGTGTTTCCCCTCCTTCGGTCAAAGACCGGGCCTGGCCTAGGACCTCAATCGATCAGTTCATCCTGGCCGGGCTGGAATCACGCGGCTTCGCTCCGGCATCGCCCGCGCCCAAGCTCGATCTCATTCGACGGGTTTACTTCGATGTCATCGGTTTGCCGCCCGCTCCTGAGGAAGTGCAGCAGTTCCTCAACGCTTCGTCGCCCGACGCCTACGAAAGACTTGTGGATCGTTTGTTGAACAGCCCGCACTACGGCGAGCGCTGGGGCCAGCATTGGCTGGACGTGGTGCGTTTCGCAGAAACGGAAGGTTTCGAGTACGATCGCGACATTCCCGATGCGTGGCGGTACCGGGACTACGTCATCGAGTCGTTCAATCGGGACAAGCCATTCGATCGGTTCGTTCTCGAACAACTGGCGGGGGACGAGATGGCGCCGGACGACCCTGAAATGCAAGTTGCCGCCGGCTTTCATCGGCTGGGTCCGGTCCGGCGCAACGCGGGCAATCAAGACGTGGCCAGCAGCCGCAACGAAGTATTGACCGACCGCACGGACATCATCGGCGCGGCTTTTCTGGGCCTGACGATTGGCTGCGCGCGTTGCCACGATCACAAGTTCGATCCGATCCGCCAGAAGGATTACTATCAGATGCAGGCGTTCCTCGCGGCCACGGACGAACGGAACATTCTGTTGAGCAGCCCGCAGGAACAGGAGGATTGGAAGAACAAGGTCAAGTCGATCAATCAGGAGGTCGCCCGCCTCAAGCGCGCTTTGCGAAACGCGGAGGACGAAGAGAAGGCGCGGCTGAACCAGAAGATTCTCGAGCTGGAAGAGAACATGCCGCGCCCGCCCGCGACCATCGCCAGCATCCAGAACGTCGAGTCCAATCGCACGGCGATTCACGTTTTGCGGCGCGGCGCTTGGGAGAGCAAAGGCGAGCGCGTGGGCATGAAAGGCCCGAATATTCTCTGGCAGGAAGGAACGACGGAGCTTCCGCCGGACACACCGAACCCCAAGACGGCCCTGGCGCGTTGGATCACCGATCCGAAAAACCCGTTGACAGCGCGCGTGCTGGCGAATCGGGTCTGGCAATTTCATTTCGGGCAAGGGCTGGTGAAGACGGCGAATGACTTTGGCGAGAACGGCGACCGGCCGAGCCATCCGGAATTGCTCGATTATCTGGCGCTCCGGATCATCGAGCACGGCTGGCGGCTCAAGCCGATTCACCGGATGATCTTGTTGAGCAGTGTTTATCGGCAAGCGTCGGGGACTGTTCCCAGCAGCCTTGAGCCGGGTAAGGACGCGTTCCACCACGTCCCTGATCTTAGCTCCGAAGGGGCTTCAGGGATCAACCTTGCGTCGCCCCGTCGGGGCTTAGTCAGGGACGGAGTGGAATCCGTCCTTACCCGTCGTGGTGAAGAGGCGGCGGCGAGCGATCCGGAAAACCGGTTGCTGTGGCGGTTCAATCGCCGGCGCCTGGACGCGGAAGGGATTCGCGACGCGATGCTGGCGGTTTCGGGAAAGCTGAATCGAAAAGCGGGCGGGCCGAGCGTGCTGCTGCCGGTCGATGCCGAGTTGATCGGTCAGCTTTACAAGCCTTCGCAATGGACGGTCACGCCGCACGAGCAGGATCATCACTGCCGCTCGGTTTACCTGATTGCGAAACGCAACTTGCGGCTGCCGTTCATGGAAGTGTTCGATCAACCGGCGCTTCAGACAAGTTGCGGCCGGCGGGAGACGAGCACGCACGCGCCGCAAGCCTTGGAGCTTTTGAACGGGCGCATTTCAAACACGCTGGCGGAAGCGTTCGCGCAACGGCTGGTCGCCGAAGCGGGCGCTGACGCCAACGCTCAGATCGATCGCGCGTATTGGCTGGCTGCGAGCCGTCCGCCCACCAAGAATGAAAAGCGTCTCGCGCTCCAATTCCTCCAAAGCCAGCCGTTGAAGGAATTCGCGCTGGCGATGTTTAATCTGAACGCATTTCTATATGTCAACTGA
- a CDS encoding DUF1501 domain-containing protein, with translation MPPENNVGHVRLTRTRREFIRDAFCGFGSLAFASILQQERARAAILNPLAPKPSHFAPKAKAVIFLFAAGGPSHIDTFDPKPLLNQLHGQPRPKEFGEAKYQFIERNAKLLGTKRSFKKYGQSGIEVSDLFPHTAQCIDDIAVIRSCYGDMVVHSAAQYELFSGRIVPGFPSMGSWIAYGLGSESQSLPAYVVMPDPDGALEAGQPMYMHGFLPAVYQPTMLRSGTKPVLSLDLPTGVSSEQRRKTVDLIRHLNEATLAPDDDEFSARISAYDLAFKMQSEAPAVFDLSEEPQETLDLYGVGTAPTHDYGRRCLLARRLVEKGVRFICVVSGGGPGNKQWDAHDNIEENHLRMASKTDKPISGLLKDLKRRGLFDSTLVLWGGEFGRSPEAQTGKGRDHHNLGFSMWMAGGGSKGGQVVGATDDIGLRAVKDPVHFRDIHTTILHQLGLDQDALNFPHLGRNERLTLVQGKVIEQIV, from the coding sequence ATGCCTCCGGAGAATAACGTCGGCCACGTTCGTCTTACCCGGACGCGACGCGAGTTCATTCGCGACGCGTTCTGCGGCTTTGGTTCGCTGGCGTTCGCTTCGATTCTCCAGCAGGAGCGAGCGCGCGCCGCGATATTGAATCCGCTCGCGCCGAAACCTTCACACTTCGCGCCGAAAGCGAAGGCGGTCATCTTCTTGTTTGCGGCGGGCGGGCCGAGCCACATCGACACCTTCGATCCCAAGCCGCTGCTCAATCAGCTTCACGGCCAGCCGCGCCCGAAGGAATTTGGCGAGGCGAAATATCAATTCATCGAAAGGAACGCCAAGCTTCTGGGCACGAAGCGCTCCTTCAAGAAATACGGCCAGAGCGGCATTGAGGTTTCCGACCTGTTTCCGCATACGGCCCAATGCATCGACGACATCGCGGTGATCCGCTCGTGTTACGGGGACATGGTCGTGCACTCGGCGGCGCAGTACGAACTGTTCAGCGGTCGCATCGTGCCGGGGTTTCCGAGCATGGGTTCCTGGATCGCCTATGGACTTGGCTCGGAAAGTCAATCGCTGCCGGCCTACGTGGTGATGCCGGACCCGGACGGCGCGCTGGAAGCGGGCCAGCCGATGTACATGCACGGGTTTTTGCCGGCGGTCTATCAACCGACCATGCTGCGTTCGGGCACCAAGCCGGTGCTGAGCCTCGACTTGCCAACTGGCGTCTCCTCCGAGCAACGGCGCAAGACCGTTGATCTGATCCGCCATCTCAATGAAGCGACATTGGCTCCGGACGATGACGAGTTTTCCGCGCGGATCAGCGCGTACGACCTCGCGTTCAAGATGCAATCGGAAGCCCCGGCGGTCTTCGATCTTTCGGAGGAACCTCAGGAGACGCTCGACCTCTACGGCGTCGGCACCGCGCCGACGCACGATTACGGCCGCCGTTGTTTGCTGGCCCGGCGTCTCGTTGAAAAGGGCGTGCGGTTCATTTGCGTCGTTTCCGGCGGTGGGCCAGGGAACAAGCAGTGGGACGCGCACGACAACATCGAGGAAAATCACCTCCGCATGGCGTCTAAGACGGACAAGCCGATTTCCGGACTGCTGAAGGACTTAAAACGCCGCGGGCTGTTCGACAGCACGCTCGTGCTCTGGGGCGGCGAATTTGGGCGCTCACCCGAAGCGCAGACCGGCAAAGGCCGCGATCATCATAATTTGGGTTTCAGCATGTGGATGGCGGGCGGCGGCAGCAAAGGCGGCCAGGTCGTCGGCGCGACGGACGACATCGGCTTGCGCGCGGTGAAGGATCCGGTTCACTTCCGCGACATCCACACGACGATCTTGCACCAACTGGGTTTGGACCAGGACGCGTTGAATTTTCCGCACCTGGGCCGCAATGAGCGCCTCACCCTGGTCCAGGGAAAAGTCATCGAACAGATCGTGTGA
- a CDS encoding prepilin-type N-terminal cleavage/methylation domain-containing protein, translated as MKTACPLPHRSNAFTLIELLVVIAIIAILAGMLLPALAKSKAKANQIQCLNNEKQLMLATLLYAGDAEDWLPVPNYGNDPKVSGWLCTPPWEKGETNLQTGQLWKYASAYKTFRCPIDKTNTAEFKARPQKYSSFIMNAALLAYDKTPLRTRTLKAVNIRPDAIIFWQADETKPGDFNDGAAFPYEGATSQHNGGTHVGVIDGRVEPMKIKSFLQEATRNPGRIQFVPPGSS; from the coding sequence ATGAAAACTGCCTGTCCTCTCCCCCATCGCTCCAACGCTTTCACCCTGATCGAACTGCTGGTCGTAATTGCCATCATTGCCATCCTGGCTGGAATGCTGTTGCCCGCCCTGGCGAAATCCAAGGCCAAAGCGAATCAGATCCAATGCCTCAACAATGAGAAGCAGTTGATGCTCGCGACTCTCCTGTATGCCGGCGACGCCGAAGACTGGCTGCCCGTGCCGAATTATGGAAATGATCCGAAGGTGAGCGGCTGGCTCTGCACTCCGCCCTGGGAGAAAGGCGAGACGAACCTGCAAACCGGACAGCTCTGGAAATACGCGAGCGCGTACAAGACGTTCCGCTGTCCGATCGACAAAACGAACACCGCCGAGTTCAAAGCCCGCCCGCAGAAGTATTCGAGCTTCATCATGAACGCCGCGCTGCTGGCCTACGACAAGACGCCGCTTCGGACGCGCACGCTCAAGGCGGTGAACATCCGGCCAGATGCCATTATTTTCTGGCAAGCAGATGAAACAAAACCCGGAGACTTCAATGACGGAGCAGCTTTTCCCTACGAGGGCGCCACTTCGCAGCACAATGGCGGCACTCACGTGGGCGTGATCGATGGGCGCGTTGAGCCAATGAAGATCAAATCGTTTCTGCAGGAGGCGACGCGGAATCCCGGACGCATCCAATTCGTCCCGCCCGGTTCCTCTTGA